One Brachybacterium kimchii genomic window carries:
- a CDS encoding 1,4-dihydroxy-2-naphthoyl-CoA synthase — translation MPRIELPRAVSDTFDPERWRDVGPDELAGPALTDVTYHRAVDRSDPEAPKDLPCVRIAFDRPEVRNAFRPHTVDELYRALDHARLDTGVGVILLTGNGPSPKDGGFAFCSGGDQRIRGRSGYQYAGGETAETVSPGQGGRLHILEVQRLIRTMGKVVIAVVNGWAAGGGHSLHVVADLSIASRQHARFMQTDANVGSFDGGYGSAYLAKQVGQKRAREIFFLAEEYSAQDAYDWGAVNRVVDHADLEDEALAMAATIATKSPQAVRMLKFAFNLADDGLMGQQVFAGEATRLAYMTDEAVEGRDAFLEHRAPDWSSFPHPQG, via the coding sequence CGCTGGAGGGACGTCGGCCCCGACGAGCTGGCCGGTCCCGCGCTCACGGACGTGACCTACCACCGCGCCGTGGACCGCTCGGATCCCGAGGCGCCGAAGGACCTGCCGTGCGTGCGGATCGCCTTCGACCGTCCCGAGGTGCGCAACGCCTTCCGCCCGCACACGGTCGACGAGCTCTACCGGGCGCTCGACCACGCGCGGCTGGACACCGGGGTCGGCGTCATCCTGCTCACCGGGAACGGCCCCTCCCCGAAGGACGGCGGCTTCGCGTTCTGCTCGGGCGGGGACCAGCGCATCCGCGGGCGCTCCGGCTACCAGTACGCGGGCGGCGAGACCGCAGAGACCGTCAGCCCCGGGCAGGGAGGCCGACTGCACATCCTCGAGGTCCAGCGGCTGATCCGCACCATGGGCAAGGTCGTGATCGCCGTGGTCAACGGCTGGGCGGCCGGCGGCGGGCACTCCCTGCACGTGGTCGCCGACCTCTCGATCGCCTCGCGCCAGCACGCGCGCTTCATGCAGACCGATGCGAACGTGGGCTCCTTCGACGGCGGCTACGGCTCCGCGTACCTCGCCAAGCAGGTGGGCCAGAAGCGGGCACGCGAGATCTTCTTCCTCGCCGAGGAGTACTCGGCCCAGGACGCCTACGACTGGGGCGCGGTGAACCGGGTCGTCGACCACGCCGACCTCGAGGACGAGGCCCTCGCGATGGCCGCGACGATCGCCACGAAGTCCCCGCAGGCGGTGCGCATGCTCAAGTTCGCCTTCAACCTGGCCGACGACGGACTCATGGGCCAGCAGGTCTTCGCGGGCGAGGCGACGCGACTGGCGTACATGACCGACGAGGCCGTCGAGGGCCGCGACGCCTTCCTCGAGCACCGCGCCCCCGACTGGTCGTCCTTCCCCCACCCGCAGGGCTGA